The stretch of DNA TAATGGCCCATTAATAAAGAGCTTCCATGTACTTTAATTTCAAAGCCCATTTAGTTATATTGGATAGACTAAACGTTCTTTTCATTAAGTTATCCACACGCCTTATAAAAGctaaaccaacaaaatttatgaGATTGTGGGTTTTCGTATACCTCTGTTTTCTAGATTGTGGTTATTGCtctagaacaaaaaaaaaaaacagaacatggtgTGCTGTCAGATATTTCCATCTTTTATGCTTTCTTCTTCCTGTTTACATTATTTGGTATTACATTATTTGGTATTACAAAGCAAAAAGTGATCAATGCtagaaaaatatcaagaaatcGTTACACAGAGTCAATGTACAAAAACTAGAGTGCTACTACATCACATTGGCAGAAGTCCAACCAACTATCATCTGCACCCTCAATGATATGGAGACTAGATGCAAACACTGCTACTACTTCAAACAAATGATCAAATTTGTCTTTTTGTTAACTTAAGGCAAAAAAATAAGCCTAACAATTGTTATCATCTTCTACAAATTTCGAACATTCATAATAAAGTCGTTGTTTTCCTGCTTTATAAACAAAACCTCCGCctcaataataatataaacaatacAACAAGCTCAATTAACTGAAAgtaaaccaaaaatacaaaataaagggacaaaatcataaattagCCAACAAGTTAccatgaaaacaaaacacaacatacaAGATCAACAAATATTGAAGAGAGGACCAACAAACTATCTCTAAAACAGGTCTACAAGACTTACGAACAGCAGGAGATACACATATGGAAAGAGGTCTTATGATTCAGCAATACTTATACCATTTAAATGTCTGGTTCGTAAAACAACCCTcctttaaaataaatgaaaaaactaCTCAACTGAAAAAGTTACAAACACATACATAGATTCAGGGAAACACAAGTAACAATTAAATTAACATTACTCCACAAAAATTGAGGAAACCATTACCAAGCCGGGAAAAAAATTTCGACCTACACACACCATTAGTTGAAGGAAAAGATGCTAATATTCAAGTTTCAGATAATCTACACATTAGACCTAGATTGATTGACTTACTAAACCAGCtaacataataataaacctCACAATTTTTTATGAACAAACCGTCATAGAGGCAAACATTTAATTTAACAACAAACAATTCACATCCAATCCAAACCCAAACTCTAGGgacgaaagaaaacaaaattaaaacaaaaaaacaaaaatacaattgaGAAATTAATTctgaaatgaaacaaaaaaaaacaaaatcaataaaggCCAGATTTGAACACCTACAAACACTTTACTGGAACGAAACCAGCAGGGAAGACTGAATTACCCCGTACGGATGCGAAGCGCAGAGAGATAAATTGTGCATCATGACAGGGATGAATGAAGAAGGATTAGCAGGATGAAGGAAACACTTCCAAAAATCTAACTGTACTATAGATCGGGAAAATTATTTCTCACCTATCCGTTCACGCGAGATGATATTTTCACAGGGAAGAAAGCAATTCCCACATCAACGACAAACCATTAAAAACATAACGGCCCAACAAAATTCTatgtattaaagaaaataaGGCCCAACATCAGACAGACcgaaaaacaataaaagattACACAATTGTAAGTAATTGAACTGGCAAAACATTTGTCATAACAAAACCACAAACTCATGAAAAAACTACTACCCCaggttaattatttttaaaaaaaaattaaaagaacattACCTACAACCATATctaataaaacccaaaaaaaatggaacgacaaaatgagaaattatattaataaaccaaaactaacgactaaagcaaaaaaaacaaacaataactaTACAAAACTTTACttctagatatatattttttctgaaTCGAACGAAATATCttcatgattaaaataaattaaaactttcaaaaatatttaatctaatacaaacttgaaaaaaataccaaaaaaacaacaaaagaacaaagaacaaaacacgGACAACATAACTATACGAAAAtagggaaaaaataaataaataataaactaacaaaacaactaaaaaaaaaaacctcatcaaacttccgcgcgtagcgcggatcaaATGCTATTTGTAATTAAAGCTTTGTggagaatagagagagagcttGAACTGAAGAAGTTTGATTGATTGCTCTTTTCGTCATGAGGTAAGTCAGtaacacacaattttttttctggatttggCCCACATTAACTCACAAGtcatataattaaaacgaaatgtAGGTCTTTTGTCCCACATCGGTCACTCTActcattttgtgtttgtttatatatgacaCCAAATGGAGTGCATACCGTCGAGCTAAGTAACGAGAGCTTGTAACCCAAGTGGGGACTATAAGATGGTGGGACACTAGTTCGGTTCCTCAGGTCGGTCCTGGTGTTGGCATGTTTCTGAGCTGCCCAGTCCAAGCTGTGAGTAGTCCGTGTGGGTTGAGCGAAGGCTTGGCTCAGGCGGGTTCTAAAGTTGGAGGGCAATGCGTGAGGCTGGCTTCACAGAGCAGCGATTACTTCCCGCTTACAGCAGTGGACGGATTACAGCTCAGCGCCGCCCAGAACCACTATGGCCTGCTGGTTCGACCTCAGCTGAACCACCATTTTTTTTCCCCCTCTTTTAAATTTACATCGTTTTAAGCCATTCACaattatgctttttgttttgggatTGGTTAGGGTTTATGCGTTAAGAGGGAACACATACAATGACCAAAAGCTATGAAACAGATAGCACACTTTGAACAAAGCAAAAGACTTTAAGAAAGAGGAGACTGCAGAGAGTTGAACCCTAATGAGAACTTGTCAAGTATCTGCAGCACCAGTTTGATACAACATCTTAATAAGAACTTTTTGTTCATACCTTAATACACACTCAGTGTTTACTCTTTGCAGAGTGATCTTAATCAATTACTGAGATAGTAAGAGGAGGCTACAAAGAGTTTAAGCTGAATTGTATCGCCTTCAGCAACAAGGTTCCACATGAATGACTCAGTTTCAATCATTGTTCGCCCTCTGAGTATAAAGTAATACCCTTCCTGAGGCAGATTCAACTCACCCTTGTCTTGCAAGTTACCCAGCTCTTTCCTCAGTTCTTCAACTTTATCATTTGCGTTAACCTCCACCGGAATCATCCTGGTCTCGTCAATTGTCTTCACAAATACTGTCATCTTTATCGACGGgatgatctttctcttcttcctcaaaggCCAATCTGACGATGAACATTTcttggtttcttgatttctgTTGCTTCCAGTTCCAACCGTCACAGGGGGCAAATCTTGAGGGGCAAGTAACTCAACAAGTGAATAAGACGGTCGTGATGATCCGTCGTCGATTCTCGTCGCCGTGATCTTTTGGAATGGTTTGTTAACGAACCCATGAATAGGCTTTGATGGAGATTGCTTGGTTTGATCGTTGTTCTTCTGATTAGGCTTCTCGTCAGGAGAGACGtcgagaaagagaagagagttgtCTCCGATATGGCGTAATCGTATCTCAGATTGGTCATGAAGATACTTGCCTTCgaagaaaaggttttgtttgCGAACAGGGATACCTTGAGACGTCTCGATCTTCTTTTTCACCATTAACACTGTATCCAAGAAACCAACAAAGATGGAGAACGGTGAGCCACTTTTAGTTTCGATAGTCAACTTCATAATCGTATCAACGTTGTTGTTTCAAGATCAATGGAGCAAAGAAGAGAGATACAGAGAATGATGATTTGTGACGAGAGTGTTTAACCGTAAAGTTGAGTTTTTATATACAGAGTTGACGAATCTTAACCGTCGATTGCTCTCCTTCCTGATATGATCCAACGGTTAGATTAACCACTGGATTAAAAACGCGGCgttttttgattataaatattatttgaagagcttgatatatatatatacattatctcAACTCGTCACCGTGGGAAACAACATAATCTCCTATCAGAAAATAGCTCTACATAAACCAAATCACACTATAAGAATCATTAACATTTATATGAGATTGCAAATAGATCAAATTCAGCAACAGAGTTTGATAGAAACAGAGATTTGAATAAAGAGAAAGACACGGAATAATCATAGATCATAtcatttcacaaacaaaaaaatgttgattaCCAGATTAATgcgtcgagagagagagaacacagTTAAGTTTTGGATTGTATCCTACTTCCCtgtttcaaaatcaaacaaaagaacttgTCATATAGAATTGTTATAAAATTAGTAAATGACACttaaattatactaataaaaagtaggagctataagctcctaaaggcGTCCACCTAagattttaaaccaccaatagggataagacatgtcactcattaacattttttaaaatcttcagaattttcaatattaagaattattttaaacaacctataagtatttgatatatcatttattaacatttttaaaatttctagaattttaagaaaaaggaaaattttaaaacttatagaaataaaagaactatgtacaacaTCCCACATTGGCTAGAAATCTTTTAGACattggttcagaaccagtataaataaagattaatatgGTTCCAACAGCGAATGAGCAGTAAAGCTTGATTTATAAGGCGTCCaagttaaaaaattttattCGTTTGATccgattttttatttgatcaaactaaaactttaaaaagtttcaaaataatattataatattgaaaatttttaaaagtttaaatattatatatattgaaactttttaaagttcttaccttttaaaaagtttttaaaatagtttaaaatattataaatattgaaaattttaaaaggtttaatattatattttgaaaccttttaaaacttcaaaatcttatgatctttaaattttaaactttattagcttataaaaggtttctaaaaaattataatttataaattttaaaagtttaaaatattataaatattgaaacttttaaaaggttcaaatattaaaaatatttaaacttcatagaatgtttgaaaatattacaattacttaacctccatagaaattttaaaatattatatttatactaataaaaagttgaagctataaactcctaaaggtgtccataaaagatttaaaacaaccaataagaattatatatttcactaattaacatttttagaaatatagtagtaatctatattaagaatttttagaagaaaaaaattaaattttatagaaataaaagaaatttgatttgatattcttgcagtaaaatttttatttttaagtctaagaaagaaggaCTGACGTCGAAAGACCTTgagttgatgttatttgagtttaaagaagaaggatcgacgaaaagcacaaatattattttaactatacatgtgttcatattactttctctgcattggtttgagaagtttcaatatatgTGGATCTTAAACcgaataagtatatagataaaattatcaataattggatgcatgtgttgactatgctggactttatgaattgcacaaattttatgagaaaataaaagattttggtcttggagtttgatgggttaacaagttgtatggtagtctaaaaaatgtttttcagtgaaagaatgtgaaaaagttgaagaaaaaaaagaagaaaaagaataagagTACAACGAAGAACATgataaaagtaacgatgacaattaccataaaatttgacaatgaaaatgacaagaaagaatatgaaaaataaaaaaacattgaataacaaaacacgaaaacatacgtggtagcgatcaattaaatataaaaaacgagataaattcaagattacaaaattatttcgcttttctggtggtcaaataaatggtttaggatatgtgaggtcagcAGTTTGATTCGCCTtgcctggacgtcgagttaaattcataatttttttgatctGATCTGAATGTATAACAcaactcatttttatatttttaaaaattgtgtatctgaaatttaaatttttatttaatattaatataatttatttttataagataatattttattactgttATCAATCACATACTCCCtgcatttcataatataagatgttttagagaaaattTTTGTGTtacataatataagatgttttcaagtttctatgctacttttagattagtttaatatattttattatgcatttttatttatgatttgttgaacttttttaaagtagtcatttcttatattttgaaacggagtgagtatatataattttcatcaaaatttatcaacgcgtgggttcaaaacctagtctatataataataacaatctgaaaaaataccaacaacagttgcgattttttgtCGTACCatttagtaataaatatatatatatatatatatatatatatatatatatattttgttttttgatagaaaattttaatggttgcatctctctaaaaagttgtgtctgttaaatgtagagttgtgtctgtTAAATGTatagttgtgtctcttacaaacaattgtgtctattcaaatgttcacatttttataaatttatatataagtgacttctcatcattgtattcaaattttctttattttatattttttgacagaaattttttacaaTTGCGTCTCTCTTAAAATTTGCATTTGTTGAaaatagagttgtgtcttttacaaacagttgtgtttATTCAAATGTTATCATCtctagaaaataataataacaatctgaaaaaacaCCAACAACAGTTACGATTTTTCGTCATaccttttcataaaatatatatatatatatatttgacagaaaatttcaatggttgcatctctctaaaaagttgcgtctgttagATATatagttgtgtctcttacaaacaattgtgtctattcaaatgttcacatctttataaacttatatataagcgacttctcatcattgtatttaaattttctttattttatatttttgacagaaattttttacagttgcgtctctctaaaaagttacatctgttgaatatagagttgtgtcttttacaaacagttgtgtttattcaaatgttttcatctttagaaaataataataacaatctgaaaaaatacCAACAAAAGTTACGACTTttcgtcatatatatatatatatatatatatatatatatatatatatttttacagaaaatttcaacggttgcatctctctaaaaagttgcgtctgttaaatgtagagttgtgtctcttacaaacaattgtatctattcaaatgttcacatctttataaactTATctataagtgacttctcatcattgtattcaaattttctttattttatatttttgacagaaattttttacagttgcgtctctctaaaaagttgcatctgttgaatatagagttgtgtcttttacaaacagttgtgtttATTCAAATGTTCTCATCTTTAGAAAATAATAGTAACAGTCTGAAAAAATACCAACAACAGTTACGACTTTTcgtcatacatatatatatatataagtatatattttgacagaaaatttcaacggttgcatcactctaaaaagttgcgtctgttaaatgtagagttgtgtctcttacaaataATTgtatctattcaaatgttcacatctttataaatttacagataagtgacttctcatcattgtattcaaatttgctttattttatattttttgacagaaattttttacagttgcgtctctctaaaaagttgcatttattgaatatagagttgtgtcttttacaaacagttgtgtttATTCAAAT from Camelina sativa cultivar DH55 chromosome 9, Cs, whole genome shotgun sequence encodes:
- the LOC104714877 gene encoding ubiquitin-like protein 4A, with translation MKLTIETKSGSPFSIFVGFLDTVLMVKKKIETSQGIPVRKQNLFFEGKYLHDQSEIRLRHIGDNSLLFLDVSPDEKPNQKNNDQTKQSPSKPIHGFVNKPFQKITATRIDDGSSRPSYSLVELLAPQDLPPVTVGTGSNRNQETKKCSSSDWPLRKKRKIIPSIKMTVFVKTIDETRMIPVEVNANDKVEELRKELGNLQDKGELNLPQEGYYFILRGRTMIETESFMWNLVAEGDTIQLKLFVASSYYLSN